The Castanea sativa cultivar Marrone di Chiusa Pesio chromosome 11, ASM4071231v1 genome contains a region encoding:
- the LOC142618038 gene encoding uncharacterized protein LOC142618038 isoform X2, with protein MRKWITLPQKKRKSASMEEPSNGQRGEPNAPFDASNNGLTSNGLIPQLFTSVPTLNEAASYIAQTTSIFTGCFSDSSVEPSRDSRNPIVHAQELETFSCGQTRGSMASISDLPSSSGSHPTTHAESSSTATAAPINGEITRTSTSVASQDASADEESNPSGGIGISMFKSLIDRARRTVRGSADDIGWLQHASGMPPVEDGTERFTEILDNIRHGLHKLPNSMVYLLVPGLFSNHGPLYFVNTKMSFSKMGLACHIAKIHSEASVEKNAREIKEYIEEIYWGSRKRVLLLGHSKGGVDAAAALSLYWPDLKDKVAGLALAQSPYGGSPIASDILRQGQLGDYVNVRKLMEILICQVIKGDLQALEDLTYEKRREFLMKHQLPRELPVVSFHTEAGISSTALATLSHVAHAELPAVSPLSASDQPTKLAVVIPLGAVMAACAQLLQIRYGEKSDGLVTRRDAEVPGSVVVRPKRKLDHAWMVYSSLNDDPSEADASQVCEALMTLVVEVGQQRRHELAMKDE; from the exons atGCGAAAGTGGATAACTCTACCTCAG aaaaagagaaaatcgGCTTCAATGGAGGAACCTAGCAACGGTCAACGTGGTGAGCCAAACGCACCGTTCGAT GCATCAAATAATGGGTTGACAAGTAATGGGCTCATTCCTCAGTTATTTACCTCTGTCCCAACACTAAATGAAGCTGCATCTTATATAGCACAAACAACTTCTATATTTACCGGTTGTTTCTCTGATTCTTCTG TAGAACCCTCTAGAGATTCTAGGAATCCCATTGTACATGCACAGGAGTTAGAAACGTTTTCTTGTGGACAAACTAGGGGATCTATGGCTTCTATTAGTGATCTCCCGTCTTCAAGTGGAAGCCATCCAACAACGCATGCTGAATCATCTAGTACTGCAACTGCTGCCCCCATAAATGGTGAAATAACAAGGACATCTACTAGTGTGGCATCCCAAGATGCTAGCGCAGATGAAGAATCCAATCCCTCTGGAGGAATTGGAATTTCCATGTTTAAAAG CCTTATTGACCGGGCTCGTCGAACCGTTCGTGGGTCTGCAGATGATATAGGATGGCTACAACATGCTTCAGGAATGCCACCAGTTGAAGATGGAACTGAAAGGTTCACGGAAATTCTTGACAATATCCG GCATGGTCTTCATAAGTTGCCAAACTCAATGGTGTACTTACTGGTTCCAG GTCTATTCAGCAACCATGGGCCACTTTATTTTGTTAATACAAAAATGAGTTTCTCCAAGATGGGTTTGGCCTGTCATATTGCCAAGATTCATAGCGAG GCTTCAGTTGAGAAAAATGCCAGAGAGATAAAGGAGTACATTGAGGAAATCTATTGGGGTTCTAGGAAACGTGTTTTGCTTCTTGGACATAGCAAAGGCGGAGTAGATGCAGCAGCTGCCTTATCATTGTATTGGCCTGATTTGAAAGATAAGGTTGCTGGATTGGCATTAGCACAGAGTCCATATGGTGGTAGCCCCATAGCTTCAGATATCTTGCGACAAGGACAGCTTGGTGATTATGTCAATGTACGGAAACTCATGGAGATTCTGATCTGTCAAGTGATTAAG GGTGATTTGCAAGCTTTGGAAGATTTAACTTATgagaagaggagggaatttttgATGAAACACCAATTACCAAGAGAACTCCCTGTGGTTTCCTTCCACACAGAAGCTGGCATTTCTTCTACTGCTTTAGCCACATTATCTCATGTTGCACATGCTGAACTACCTGCAGTTTCTCCCCTATCTGCAAGTGATCAACCTACAAAACTTGCAGTGGTAATTCCCCTTGGTGCTGTAATGGCTGCATGCGCCCAGCTGCTGCAAATCAGGTATGGTGAGAAGAGCGATGGGCTTGTCACACGTCGTGATGCTGAAGTCCCTGGATCCGTTGTAGTACGTCCAAAACGTAAATTAGACCATGCTTGGATGGTGTACTCATCATTGAATGATGACCCATCTGAAGCAGATGCCTCCCAAGTGTGCGAGGCTCTTATGACATTAGTGGTGGAAGTTGGGCAACAAAGGAGGCATGAACTTGCAATGAAAGATGAATGA
- the LOC142618038 gene encoding uncharacterized protein LOC142618038 isoform X1 codes for MRKWITLPQKKRKSASMEEPSNGQRGEPNAPFDQFPFFQASNNGLTSNGLIPQLFTSVPTLNEAASYIAQTTSIFTGCFSDSSVEPSRDSRNPIVHAQELETFSCGQTRGSMASISDLPSSSGSHPTTHAESSSTATAAPINGEITRTSTSVASQDASADEESNPSGGIGISMFKSLIDRARRTVRGSADDIGWLQHASGMPPVEDGTERFTEILDNIRHGLHKLPNSMVYLLVPGLFSNHGPLYFVNTKMSFSKMGLACHIAKIHSEASVEKNAREIKEYIEEIYWGSRKRVLLLGHSKGGVDAAAALSLYWPDLKDKVAGLALAQSPYGGSPIASDILRQGQLGDYVNVRKLMEILICQVIKGDLQALEDLTYEKRREFLMKHQLPRELPVVSFHTEAGISSTALATLSHVAHAELPAVSPLSASDQPTKLAVVIPLGAVMAACAQLLQIRYGEKSDGLVTRRDAEVPGSVVVRPKRKLDHAWMVYSSLNDDPSEADASQVCEALMTLVVEVGQQRRHELAMKDE; via the exons atGCGAAAGTGGATAACTCTACCTCAG aaaaagagaaaatcgGCTTCAATGGAGGAACCTAGCAACGGTCAACGTGGTGAGCCAAACGCACCGTTCGAT caatttccaTTTTTTCAGGCATCAAATAATGGGTTGACAAGTAATGGGCTCATTCCTCAGTTATTTACCTCTGTCCCAACACTAAATGAAGCTGCATCTTATATAGCACAAACAACTTCTATATTTACCGGTTGTTTCTCTGATTCTTCTG TAGAACCCTCTAGAGATTCTAGGAATCCCATTGTACATGCACAGGAGTTAGAAACGTTTTCTTGTGGACAAACTAGGGGATCTATGGCTTCTATTAGTGATCTCCCGTCTTCAAGTGGAAGCCATCCAACAACGCATGCTGAATCATCTAGTACTGCAACTGCTGCCCCCATAAATGGTGAAATAACAAGGACATCTACTAGTGTGGCATCCCAAGATGCTAGCGCAGATGAAGAATCCAATCCCTCTGGAGGAATTGGAATTTCCATGTTTAAAAG CCTTATTGACCGGGCTCGTCGAACCGTTCGTGGGTCTGCAGATGATATAGGATGGCTACAACATGCTTCAGGAATGCCACCAGTTGAAGATGGAACTGAAAGGTTCACGGAAATTCTTGACAATATCCG GCATGGTCTTCATAAGTTGCCAAACTCAATGGTGTACTTACTGGTTCCAG GTCTATTCAGCAACCATGGGCCACTTTATTTTGTTAATACAAAAATGAGTTTCTCCAAGATGGGTTTGGCCTGTCATATTGCCAAGATTCATAGCGAG GCTTCAGTTGAGAAAAATGCCAGAGAGATAAAGGAGTACATTGAGGAAATCTATTGGGGTTCTAGGAAACGTGTTTTGCTTCTTGGACATAGCAAAGGCGGAGTAGATGCAGCAGCTGCCTTATCATTGTATTGGCCTGATTTGAAAGATAAGGTTGCTGGATTGGCATTAGCACAGAGTCCATATGGTGGTAGCCCCATAGCTTCAGATATCTTGCGACAAGGACAGCTTGGTGATTATGTCAATGTACGGAAACTCATGGAGATTCTGATCTGTCAAGTGATTAAG GGTGATTTGCAAGCTTTGGAAGATTTAACTTATgagaagaggagggaatttttgATGAAACACCAATTACCAAGAGAACTCCCTGTGGTTTCCTTCCACACAGAAGCTGGCATTTCTTCTACTGCTTTAGCCACATTATCTCATGTTGCACATGCTGAACTACCTGCAGTTTCTCCCCTATCTGCAAGTGATCAACCTACAAAACTTGCAGTGGTAATTCCCCTTGGTGCTGTAATGGCTGCATGCGCCCAGCTGCTGCAAATCAGGTATGGTGAGAAGAGCGATGGGCTTGTCACACGTCGTGATGCTGAAGTCCCTGGATCCGTTGTAGTACGTCCAAAACGTAAATTAGACCATGCTTGGATGGTGTACTCATCATTGAATGATGACCCATCTGAAGCAGATGCCTCCCAAGTGTGCGAGGCTCTTATGACATTAGTGGTGGAAGTTGGGCAACAAAGGAGGCATGAACTTGCAATGAAAGATGAATGA
- the LOC142616628 gene encoding pentatricopeptide repeat-containing protein At1g02060, chloroplastic-like — protein MAAILNSQSRSLTLLRKQFFNSNSQPHSTPRWYSFQNTNTHNEDNDNNNNKEPNHPSVKLKPKKKKAKAMARLINSNPWSNDLETSLSDSLSKTTVLQVLRLITTPSKAFQFFKWVQQMGFSHTAQSYFMMLEILGRHRNLNVARNFLFSIDKRSNGAVKLEDRFFNSLIRNYGRAGLFQESIKLFSTMKSLGVSPSVVSFNSLLSILLKRGRTNMAKSVYDEMLSTYGVTPDTYTFNILIRGFCMNSMVDEGFQFFKEMSRFKCEPDVVTYNTLVDGLCRVGKISIAHNVVKGMRKRSVDLNPNVVTYTTLIRGYCMKQEIDGALVVLEEMSSEGLKPNVVTYNTLIKGLCEAGKLDKIKEILEGMKGVGGFTPDTCTFNTLIHAHCSAGNLDEALKMFDKMSELQVQPDSATYSVIIRSLCQIGDYGRAEELFDELSKKEILFSAVGCKPLVAAYNPMFEYLCGNGKTKKAERVFRQLMKRGTQDPPSYKTLIMGHSREGTYEAGYELLVWMLRRDFVPDVEIYESLIDGFMQKRQPLLAQQTLEKMLKSSHVPKTSTFHSILTELLEMDCAHESASFIMLMLERKIRQNINLSTKCIRLLFGRGLRDKAFQIVGLIYENGYSVKMEELVGFLSQNRKLLEAHEMLLFALDKDQSVDTDMCNTVILGLCNKNKLSEAFGLYYEMVEKGVNQNLTCLYDLKTALDTGGRSREAEFVSKRIPEQGHLDRPAPKSSSEKSRPQITAVSVSSYQTQNIYLLATTTKKMSRTNGNGTPNHYSAQTRRIPTPGKATVLALGKAFPSQLVPQECLVEGYIRDTKCVDSSVKEKLERLCKTTTVKTRYTVMSKEILDKYPELATEGSPTIKQRLEIANPAVVEMAMEASLACIKEWGRPAQDITHIVYVSSSEIRLPGGDLYLASQLGLRTDVSRVMLYFLGCYGGVTGLRVAKDIAENNPGSRVLLTTSETTILGFRPPNKDRPYDLVGAALFGDGAAAVIIGTDPLTGQESPFMELNYAVQQFLPDTHNVIDGRLSEEGINFKLGRDLPQKIEDNIERFCKKLMAKGDIKEFNDLFWAVHPGGPAILNRLENTLKLRSEKLECSRRALMDYGNVSSNTIFYVMEYMREELKIQGEEWGLALAFGPGITFEGILIRSL, from the exons ATGGCCGCCATTCTCAATTCTCAAAGTCGATCATTGACACTATTAAGAAAGCAATTCTTCAACTCTAACTCTCAGCCTCATTCAACTCCCAG GTGGTATTCCTTTCAAAACACCAATACCCACAATGAGGACAatgataacaacaacaacaaagaaccAAACCACCCCAGTGttaaactcaaacccaaaaagaaaaaggcaaaagcCATGGCTAGGCTCATCAACTCCAACCCTTGGTCAAATGACCTTGAAACCTCACTCTCTGACTCGCTATCCAAAACCACTGTGCTCCAAGTTCTCCGCCTCATCACAACCCCATCCAAAGCCTTTCAATTCTTCAAGTGGGTACAGCAAATGGGTTTCTCTCACACTGCCCAATCATActtcatgatgttagaaatcTTGGGTCGCCATAGAAATCTCAATGTAGCAAGGAATTTCCTGTTTTCCATTGATAAACGGTCTAATGGGGCGGTTAAGCTCGAGGACAGGTTCTTCAATAGCTTAATTAGGAACTATGGTCGAGCCGGGTTGTTCCAAGAGTCTATAAAGCTGTTTTCAACAATGAAGTCGTTAGGGGTTTCGCCTTCGGTTGTTTCATTCAATAGTCTTTTGTCAATTTTGCTTAAACGGGGTCGGACTAATATGGCGAAGAGTGTGTATGATGAAATGCTTAGTACATATGGCGTTACGCCGGATACGTATACTTTCAATATTTTGATTAGAGGCTTTTGTATGAACTCAATGGTTGATGAAGGGTTTCAGTTTTTTAAGGAAATGTCGCGTTTTAAATGTGAACCGGATGTTGTTACGTATAATACGCTTGTTGATGGGCTGTGTAGGGTGGGGAAGATTAGTATCGCGCATAATGTGGTGAAGGGTATGAGGAAGAGAAGTGTGGATTTGAATCCTAATGTTGTTACTTATACGACTTTGATTAGAGGGTACTGTATGAAACAAGAGATCGATGGGGCTTTGGTCGTTCTTGAAGAGATGAGCAGTGAAGGGCTTAAACCTAATGTTGTTACTTATAATACTCTAATTAAGGGGCTCTGTGAGGCAGGGAAGCTGGATAAGATAAAAGAGATTTTGGAGGGAATGAAGGGAGTTGGAGGATTTACTCCCGATACATGTACATTCAATACATTAATTCATGCTCATTGCAGTGCCGGAAATTTGGATGAAGCATTGAAAATGTTTGATAAGATGTCTGAGTTGCAGGTTCAACCAGATTCAGCTACATATAGTGTTATAATACGTAGCTTGTGTCAGATTGGGGATTATGGTAGGGCAGAGGAGTTGTTTGATGAGCTATCAAAGAAGGAAATCCTGTTTAGTGCCGTTGGTTGTAAGCCTCTTGTGGCTGCATATAACCCTATGTTTGAATATCTGTGTGGAAATGGGAAAACTAAAAAGGCTGAGAGAGTGTTTCGGCAGCTAATGAAAAGGGGAACACAAGACCCTCCATCATACAAAACCTTAATCATGGGGCACAGTAGGGAAGGTACATATGAAGCTGGATATGAACTCTTAGTCTGGATGTTAAGAAGAGATTTTGTGCCCGATGTTGAGATCTATGAATCTTTGATTGATGGTTTCATGCAGAAGAGACAGCCTCTTCTTGCCCAGCAGACACTTGAGAAGATGCTGAAAAGCTCTCATGTCCCAAAAACATCTACATTCCATTCTATACTTACAGAACTTCTAGAGATGGATTGTGCCCATGAATCTGCTAGTTTTATAATGTTGATGTTAGAGAGAAAAATCAGGCAAAATATAAACCTTTCAACAAAATGTATAAGGTTACTTTTTGGTAGAGGGCTGCGAGATAAAGCATTTCAGATTGTTGGCTTGATTTATGAGAACGGATACTCAGTTAAAATGGAAGAATTGGTTGGTTTCCTTAGCCAGAATAGAAAACTGTTAGAGGCACATGAAATGTTGCTATTTGCCTTGGATAAGGATCAAAGTGTTGACACAGATATGTGCAATACAGTGATTTTGGGCCTTTGTAATAAGAATAAACTTTCAGAAGCATTTGGTTTGTACTATGAAATGGTGGAGAAAGGAGTAAATCAAAATTTGACCTGCCTATATGATTTGAAAACTGCCCTAGATACTGGGGGAAGATCACGTGAAGCTGAGTTTGTATCTAAGAGGATTCCAGAACAGGGGCATTTAGACAGACCTGCTCCAAAGTCTAGCTCTGAGAAGTCAAGACCTCAAATT ACTGCAG TCTCCGTAAGTTCTTATCAAACACAAAATATTTATCTTCTTGCCACAACTACTAAAAAGATGTCAAGAACTAATGGCAATGGCACCCCAAACCACTATTCTGCACAAACTAGACGAATTCCCACACCAGGAAAGGCAACAGTCCTTGCACTAGGCAAGGCCTTTCCTAGCCAACTCGTTCCTCAAGAATGCTTGGTTGAGGGCTACATTCGTGACACAAAATGTGTAGACTCGTCCGTTAAGGAGAAATTGGAGCGCCTGT GCAAAACTACCACTGTGAAGACAAGATACACAGTGATGTCCAAAGAGATCCTAGACAAATACCCTGAACTGGCTACTGAGGGCTCACCAACAATCAAGCAAAGGCTTGAAATCGCAAACCCGGCAGTGGTGGAAATGGCCATGGAAGCCAGCCTTGCTTGCATCAAGGAATGGGGAAGGCCAGCACAAGACATCACTCACATAGTCTATGTTTCTTCAAGTGAAATACGCTTACCGGGTGGTGATCTTTACCTTGCTAGTCAGCTTGGCCTAAGGACTGATGTTAGCCGCGTCATGCTATATTTTCTAGGTTGTTATGGTGGTGTCACTGGCCTTAGAGTTGCCAAGGACATAGCTGAAAACAATCCAGGAAGCAGGGTTTTATTAACCACTTCTGAGACTACTATACTTGGTTTTCGCCCACCTAACAAGGACCGCCCTTATGATCTTGTAGGGGCTGCACTTTTTGGTGATGGAGCTGCAGCTGTGATTATTGGAACTGACCCTTTAACAGGTCAAGAGTCTCCTTTCATGGAGCTAAACTACGCTGTCCAACAATTCTTGCCAGATacacataatgtgattgatggTAGGCTCTCTGAAGAGGGTATAAACTTTAAGCTTGGAAGAGACCTACCCCAAAAGATTGAGGATAACATTGAGAGGTTTTGCAAGAAGCTTATGGCAAAGGGTGATATAAAAGAGTTCAATGACTTGTTTTGGGCTGTTCATCCTGGTGGACCAGCAATTCTTAATAGGCTTGAGAACACACTGAAATTAAGAAGTGAGAAGCTAGAGTGTAGTAGAAGGGCATTGATGGATTACGGGAATGTTAGTAGCAACACCATTTTCTATGTTATGGAGTACATGAGAGAGGAGTTGAAGATACAAGGGGAAGAATGGGGGCTTGCCTTAGCATTTGGACCTGGCATTACTTTCGAAGGCATACTCATCCGTAGCCTGTAA